A genome region from Etheostoma cragini isolate CJK2018 chromosome 4, CSU_Ecrag_1.0, whole genome shotgun sequence includes the following:
- the hgh1 gene encoding protein HGH1 homolog has product MLSDSEAAELLSFLTPETRPDVKGHTTGYILGMSGHRDGCRFLRSKSDLLVALFALTSDPSIAIVKDCYHIFINLSADETLHQVLLVNVKVLPVLLKRVLDPEYLFSDQICTILSNLTRLVKTCKTVFQVLQEEVGLAQLVEVFCTEGYNKKANFNYLGPLLSNLTQLPEARNYIMDKDRCVIQRLLPFTQYQASAVRRGGVIGTLRNCCFDHAHHEWLLSDAVDILPFLLLPLAGPEELTEEENEGLPVDLQYLPEDKKREEDPDIRKMLLETLLLLTATSAGRNTLKDKNVYCIMREFHRWEKDVHVTAACEKLVEVLIGDEPEQGMENLLEVEIPQDVEVKLKEADIKEQLELEKEQERMRLEEEEEKKKRDAEGENKEQESGLIR; this is encoded by the exons AGATGGCTGCCGTTTCCTCCGCTCGAAATCTGACTTACTCGTGGCCCTGTTTGCTCTGACGTCTGACCCCTCTATTGCTATCGTGAAGGACTGTTACCATATCTTCATCAACCTGTCAGCTGATGAGACTCTGCACCAG GTTTTGCTGGTCAATGTCAAAGTCCTTCCAGTGTTGTTAAAAAGGGTTCTGGATCCAGAGTATCTGTTCTCTGATCAGATCTGCACCATCCTGTCCAACCTGACCCGCCTTGTAAAGACCTGCAAGACCGTGTTCCAG GTCCTCCAGGAGGAGGTCGGTCTGGCTCAGCTGGTGGAGGTCTTCTGCACTGAAGGGTACAACAAAAAGGCTAATTTTAACTACCTGGGTCCTCTGCTGTCCAACCTGACACAGCTGCCCGAGGCCAGAAACTACATTATGGACAAGGACAG gTGTGTAATCCAGAGGTTGCTTCCCTTCACTCAGTACCAGGCATCAGCTGTGAGGCGGGGTGGAGTCATAGGCACCCTGCGCAACTGTTGCTTTGACCACG CCCATCATGAGTGGTTGCTAAGCGACGCTGTGGACATCCTGCCCTTCCTCCTGCTGCCGCTGGCCGGTCCAGAAGAGCTGACGGAGGAAGAAAATgagg GTCTCCCTGTGGACCTGCAGTACCTCCCCGAGgacaagaagagagaagaagaccCCGACATCAGAAAGATGCTGCTGGAAACACTTTTACTG CTGACGGCCACCAGCGCCGGCCGGAACACACTTAAAGACAAGAACGTTTATTGCATCATGAGAGAGTTCCACCGCTGGGAGAAGGACGTCCACGTTACAGCTGCCTGTGAGAAACTGGTCGAG GTGCTGATAGGAGACGAGCCGGAGCAGGGGATGGAGAACCTGTTGGAGGTGGAGATTCCCCAAGACGTGGAGGTGAAACTGAAGGAGGCAGACATCAAAGAACAGCTGGAGCTGGAGAAAGAGCAGGAGAGGATGagactggaggaggaggaggagaagaagaagagggatgCAGAGGGGGAAAACAAAGAACAGGAGAGTGGACTGATCCGATGA